The region CCAAGCACGGAAAAAAATTTCAGAAAGTATTTGAGGCCATCGATGGTCTCAAGATGTACGATGTGGCTGAAGCTGTCGAGTTGGTTCTCAAAAGCTCGTATGCCAAGTTTGACGAGACCGTTGACGTCGCAGTAAATCTTGGAGTCAATCCCAAGTACTCCGATCAGATGGTGCGCGGTGCTGTATCCATGCCCCACGGCCTGGGCAAGACTGTCCGCGTGGTCGCCTTCTGCAAGGGTGAAAACGAAGAAAAGGCTCTGAGCGCCGGTGCCATTGCGGCAGGCGGAGATGAGCTCGTCGAGAAGATCAAGGGCGGCTGGCTCGAATTCGACAATGCCGTAGCCACTCCCGATATGATGGGACACGTCGGCAAGATCGGTAAGATCCTCGGACCCCGTGGTCTCATGCCCAATGCCAAGACCGGCACGGTCACCGTCGAGCTGGAGAAGGCCATTCAGGAACTGCTCGCGGGCAAGGTGGAGTTCCGTGTGGACAAGGCCGGCGTTATCCATGCTCCCATTGGCAAGGTATCCTTCGGTTCCGAGAAGCTGCTTGGCAACCTGCGCACGGTAATCGATGCGCTGATCAAGCTCAAACCCTCCACCGCCAAGGGTACGTATGTGAAGGCAGTGTCCCTGTCCTCCACTATGGGACCGGGCGTCAAGGT is a window of Desulfomicrobium macestii DNA encoding:
- the rplA gene encoding 50S ribosomal protein L1, with the protein product MPKHGKKFQKVFEAIDGLKMYDVAEAVELVLKSSYAKFDETVDVAVNLGVNPKYSDQMVRGAVSMPHGLGKTVRVVAFCKGENEEKALSAGAIAAGGDELVEKIKGGWLEFDNAVATPDMMGHVGKIGKILGPRGLMPNAKTGTVTVELEKAIQELLAGKVEFRVDKAGVIHAPIGKVSFGSEKLLGNLRTVIDALIKLKPSTAKGTYVKAVSLSSTMGPGVKVDAASLRKAGE